A genomic segment from uncultured Desulfuromonas sp. encodes:
- the gspC gene encoding type II secretion system protein GspC, producing the protein MLNLFHRFLPAYYLLLCAVLGLSLAWLVSNETGIRLASPATVSMDQTTRFAGKAGNRQPEDNRIILQRNIFDSTRPAQAATVSTASTAQMNASAQRNLVTSGPMTLVGTVVAEDESLAVINISGQIEVVRIHHLVPGSGTLVTVTRDFIEIEQNDGTLAVLQLETSTDAPSASSTAPHRATNTAGRGESFEIQALGENRWVLSANEAEKARDNIAGLIKQVRVEPYLVQGKTEGFIVKRIQRGTLLSQMGLKRGDILFAVNGTSLDSPEKGLQIFQQLREAKNLSVDLQRAGQPLNFQYEIK; encoded by the coding sequence ATGCTGAACCTATTCCATCGATTTCTCCCCGCTTACTACCTGTTGCTGTGCGCCGTTCTCGGCCTGTCTCTTGCCTGGCTCGTCTCCAATGAAACGGGCATCCGACTCGCTTCTCCGGCGACGGTCAGCATGGATCAGACCACCCGTTTTGCCGGCAAAGCAGGCAACCGCCAGCCGGAAGACAACCGGATTATCCTGCAGCGCAATATTTTTGATTCAACACGTCCGGCCCAGGCGGCAACCGTGTCAACGGCGTCAACGGCGCAGATGAACGCGTCAGCGCAACGTAATCTGGTGACAAGCGGCCCGATGACACTCGTCGGCACGGTGGTTGCGGAAGATGAATCTCTGGCGGTGATCAACATCAGCGGTCAGATTGAAGTCGTACGCATCCATCATCTTGTTCCCGGCAGCGGTACGCTGGTCACCGTCACCCGGGACTTCATTGAAATCGAACAAAATGATGGCACCCTGGCCGTACTCCAACTGGAAACGTCAACCGACGCGCCATCAGCCTCGAGCACGGCACCGCATCGCGCAACAAACACCGCAGGTCGTGGCGAGTCGTTTGAAATCCAGGCCCTGGGAGAAAACCGCTGGGTCCTCTCCGCCAATGAAGCGGAGAAGGCGCGCGACAACATTGCCGGGCTGATCAAACAGGTCCGTGTTGAACCTTATCTGGTCCAGGGTAAGACGGAAGGCTTTATCGTTAAACGGATTCAACGTGGAACCCTGTTGTCTCAGATGGGGTTGAAACGTGGCGACATTCTGTTCGCCGTCAATGGCACCAGCCTCGACAGCCCGGAAAAAGGGCTGCAGATTTTTCAGCAATTACGTGAAGCCAAAAATCTCAGTGTCGATTTGCAACGCGCGGGTCAACCACTGAACTTTCAATATGAGATTAAGTAA
- a CDS encoding FeoA family protein, translated as MCPLSQCKSGDTVFVKGFTGGARLRGKLHAMGLMPGEEIEVISSSCGPLVIQSKGVKLAIGCGMAENILVSCDCSCERGTCCQA; from the coding sequence ATGTGTCCGTTGTCGCAGTGTAAAAGTGGTGATACCGTTTTCGTCAAAGGCTTTACCGGAGGTGCCCGCCTGCGCGGAAAGCTTCACGCCATGGGCTTGATGCCGGGTGAAGAGATCGAGGTGATCTCGAGCAGTTGCGGCCCCTTGGTCATCCAATCCAAAGGTGTCAAACTGGCCATCGGCTGCGGCATGGCAGAAAATATTCTGGTTTCCTGTGACTGTTCCTGTGAACGTGGCACCTGCTGCCAGGCTTAA
- a CDS encoding EAL domain-containing protein, which yields MYRAIVIDPDKAPLRRRIFWRSFTLLLLMIAGLTATAMYSGTSHFHKASKTFYITQARLMSMQLPDQILWNDKVGLLQRLQRTVDSDSAIAYAYLTVEGKPLVHTFEQGFPKDLIGLSTPYDKIIDYRTIIGSDRKTYDHIMMDVAATQAVLHFGLLHSELNHRAWQSLQHILTMALLALGLGAALSCQIAAVTTREVEEITTDLYRERRFLQKVIDGVVDPVRVLNTRKEIIMLNRSAQKEMGDQECLGLKCTDCHDTEDQGGDKCPFERVKKTGQPVRLTQHRRAKDETTAIYEIEGSPLYDGDQFDGMVVTARNITDRLRLEASLDEKESRLLYMSNHDLLTNLPNRVLFRNRLNQALARNQEDNHVVLLFIGLDRFTKINESLGREIGDQTLTHVAVRFRRCLTESNILARLGGDEFAVIIEQCKHPQEATRIAKDLLQQLIEPIHVEPNDIYLTASIGISTYPQHGTDPKTLMSHADIAMTRAKSEGKDRYQFFEREMTQKAARIFELENDLRKAVERDELHVYYQPQIQLDSLQITGMEALVRWQHPEYGMISPVDFIPLAEETGLIVSIGEWVLRQACQQVAQWHEQGLPNVTVAVNLSPLQFRHKGLVNNVAKILKETGIRPACLELEITESMIMDSVDKATATMIQLNELGTGLAIDDFGTGYSSLSYLRYFPLSKLKIDKSFIERVTSDEHDAALATSVIALAHSLNLKVVAEGIESQEQVQFLVQRCCHQGQGFLFGKPVPAQVMEQLLCQVQQN from the coding sequence ATGTACCGTGCAATAGTCATCGACCCCGACAAAGCGCCATTGCGGCGGCGTATCTTCTGGCGCTCATTCACCCTGCTTCTGCTGATGATTGCCGGACTGACGGCAACAGCCATGTACTCAGGCACCAGCCACTTTCACAAGGCCAGTAAAACATTTTACATCACCCAGGCCCGCTTGATGAGCATGCAGCTACCGGACCAGATTTTGTGGAATGATAAGGTGGGGCTGCTTCAACGCTTGCAACGCACCGTCGATAGCGACAGTGCCATTGCCTATGCCTATTTAACCGTCGAGGGTAAGCCACTGGTCCACACCTTTGAACAAGGGTTCCCTAAAGACCTGATTGGGTTATCAACACCGTACGACAAAATCATTGACTATCGCACCATCATCGGCAGCGACAGAAAAACCTATGACCATATTATGATGGATGTCGCAGCCACCCAGGCCGTCCTGCATTTCGGCCTTCTTCATAGCGAACTCAATCACCGTGCCTGGCAAAGTCTGCAACACATCCTGACGATGGCATTACTGGCCTTGGGCCTTGGGGCCGCATTAAGCTGTCAGATCGCGGCAGTGACCACCCGAGAAGTTGAGGAGATCACCACCGACCTGTATCGTGAGCGCCGTTTCCTGCAGAAAGTCATTGACGGCGTGGTTGACCCGGTGCGCGTTCTCAATACACGCAAAGAGATCATCATGCTGAACCGTTCCGCGCAAAAGGAGATGGGTGATCAGGAATGCCTTGGCCTCAAATGCACGGACTGCCACGACACGGAGGATCAGGGCGGTGACAAGTGTCCGTTTGAGCGCGTTAAAAAAACCGGTCAGCCCGTGCGCCTGACCCAGCATCGCCGCGCCAAAGATGAAACCACGGCCATTTATGAAATTGAAGGGTCGCCATTGTATGATGGCGACCAGTTTGATGGCATGGTGGTCACCGCGCGCAACATTACCGACCGCTTGCGTCTTGAAGCCAGCCTGGATGAAAAAGAATCACGCCTACTCTACATGTCCAACCATGATCTACTGACCAACCTACCCAATCGCGTCCTGTTTCGTAATCGCCTCAATCAGGCGCTCGCCCGTAACCAGGAGGACAATCACGTTGTTCTGCTGTTTATCGGCCTCGACCGCTTTACGAAAATCAATGAATCTTTGGGCCGAGAAATAGGCGATCAGACCTTGACCCATGTCGCCGTCCGTTTTCGTCGCTGTCTGACCGAATCGAATATCCTGGCCCGCCTGGGAGGCGACGAATTCGCCGTCATCATTGAGCAATGCAAACACCCGCAAGAAGCCACGCGAATCGCCAAAGACCTGCTGCAGCAGCTTATCGAACCGATCCACGTTGAGCCCAACGACATCTATTTGACGGCCAGTATCGGCATCAGTACCTACCCGCAACATGGTACCGATCCAAAAACGCTGATGTCTCATGCCGACATTGCCATGACACGGGCAAAATCTGAAGGAAAAGACCGGTATCAATTTTTTGAGCGGGAGATGACACAAAAAGCTGCACGCATCTTCGAACTGGAAAATGATCTGCGCAAAGCCGTTGAACGGGACGAACTTCATGTTTATTACCAACCCCAGATTCAACTCGATTCGCTGCAGATCACCGGCATGGAAGCATTGGTGCGTTGGCAGCATCCGGAATACGGCATGATCTCTCCGGTTGACTTCATTCCCCTGGCCGAAGAAACCGGATTGATCGTTTCCATCGGTGAATGGGTATTGCGGCAGGCCTGCCAGCAAGTGGCACAATGGCATGAGCAGGGATTACCCAATGTCACGGTCGCCGTCAATCTGTCTCCATTGCAATTCCGCCATAAAGGACTGGTCAACAATGTTGCAAAAATCCTCAAAGAGACCGGCATCCGACCGGCCTGTCTGGAACTCGAAATTACTGAAAGCATGATCATGGACAGTGTCGACAAGGCAACAGCAACCATGATTCAACTCAATGAACTTGGCACAGGTCTGGCCATCGACGACTTCGGCACCGGCTATTCTTCTCTGAGCTACCTGCGCTACTTTCCATTGTCTAAGCTGAAGATCGACAAATCGTTTATCGAACGGGTCACCAGCGATGAACATGATGCCGCTTTGGCGACATCCGTTATCGCTCTCGCCCACAGTCTCAACCTGAAAGTTGTCGCCGAAGGGATCGAATCGCAGGAGCAGGTCCAGTTCCTTGTGCAGCGGTGCTGCCATCAGGGGCAGGGCTTTTTATTCGGTAAACCGGTCCCTGCTCAGGTGATGGAACAGCTCCTCTGCCAGGTCCAACAAAATTGA
- the phnD gene encoding phosphate/phosphite/phosphonate ABC transporter substrate-binding protein, giving the protein MKHCNVLIILCLIVTSSYILWWFNQESVSHGRQELRIDFSDATQPPPSKQEVPLRIAVSAMTSPQTTETLYRDLLELIGLKIGKPVTFIQRPTYEEIDRMLEENLIDIAFICSGSYVFGHDRYGLELLAIPIIAGSRVYHSDIIVAEDSPFNSLESLRDKRFAFTSASSNSGCLAPTYLLALRQETPERFFSNISFTKTHDKAVHAVAHGLADGAAVDSLILSHMLRENDPSARKVRVVERSQDFGMPPVVMSKELPSQLKQRLRQVFLTIHEDQAGQSLLKKLGIDYFTLANDVEYDGIRTMARLCTVQ; this is encoded by the coding sequence GTGAAACACTGCAATGTTTTAATCATCCTATGTCTTATCGTGACATCCTCGTATATCCTGTGGTGGTTCAATCAAGAGAGCGTATCCCATGGACGCCAGGAACTGCGGATTGATTTTTCCGACGCAACCCAGCCGCCCCCCTCGAAACAAGAAGTGCCGCTACGTATTGCCGTTTCTGCGATGACCTCGCCACAAACGACCGAAACGCTCTACCGTGACCTGCTTGAACTCATCGGCCTCAAAATCGGCAAACCCGTCACGTTCATCCAGCGCCCGACGTATGAGGAAATTGACCGGATGCTGGAAGAGAATCTCATCGACATTGCTTTTATCTGTTCCGGAAGTTATGTGTTTGGCCATGACCGCTACGGGCTCGAGCTGCTAGCTATTCCCATCATTGCCGGCAGCCGCGTTTACCACAGCGATATCATTGTCGCCGAGGACAGCCCGTTCAACAGCCTTGAATCCTTACGGGACAAGCGCTTCGCGTTCACCTCAGCCAGTTCCAACTCAGGCTGTCTTGCGCCGACCTATCTGCTGGCTTTGCGCCAGGAAACTCCGGAGCGCTTTTTCTCCAACATCAGTTTCACGAAAACACACGACAAGGCGGTTCATGCTGTTGCACACGGCCTTGCCGACGGCGCGGCAGTCGACTCGCTGATTTTATCCCACATGCTGCGGGAAAACGATCCCAGCGCGAGAAAAGTCCGTGTCGTCGAACGGTCACAGGACTTCGGCATGCCGCCTGTGGTCATGTCAAAAGAACTCCCCAGCCAACTGAAGCAGCGCCTGCGTCAGGTCTTCCTCACCATCCACGAAGACCAAGCCGGCCAATCCCTTTTGAAGAAACTGGGCATTGACTATTTCACCCTGGCAAACGATGTCGAATACGACGGCATCCGAACAATGGCGCGCCTATGTACCGTGCAATAG
- a CDS encoding metal ABC transporter permease has protein sequence MSFFAALVEHGFLQNALIGGLLASLTCGVVGSFVVVRRIGYLAGGIAHAVLGGMGIAFFLGKEPLSGALISALLAAIIISFVNRHADQQEDTIISALWAVGMATGILFIAKTPGYNVDLMSYLFGNVLMISHQDLLLIAGLDGFILLFTGLFFKQLLALCYDPEFATLRGIRVEALNTLLLCLVAITVVILIQIVGLILVIALLTLPAATARLYAATLVGMMALASLFGLLITSGGLAISYTYNLPAGGTIALLSGLTYLVAIIIPFRVLRSRFHLG, from the coding sequence ATGAGTTTTTTCGCCGCGCTGGTCGAACACGGATTTCTACAAAACGCCCTGATCGGCGGCCTGCTGGCCAGCCTGACCTGTGGGGTGGTCGGCTCATTTGTCGTTGTCCGTCGCATCGGCTATCTTGCCGGAGGGATTGCTCACGCCGTTCTCGGCGGCATGGGGATCGCTTTTTTCCTCGGCAAAGAGCCACTGTCCGGTGCCTTGATCAGCGCCCTTCTCGCTGCGATCATCATCAGCTTCGTCAACCGTCACGCGGACCAGCAGGAAGACACCATTATCAGTGCACTGTGGGCTGTAGGTATGGCGACAGGCATTCTGTTTATCGCCAAGACACCAGGCTACAATGTCGATCTGATGAGTTATCTGTTTGGCAATGTGCTGATGATCTCCCATCAGGATCTGTTGCTGATCGCCGGGCTGGACGGCTTTATCCTCTTATTTACCGGACTGTTTTTCAAACAGTTGCTCGCCCTGTGCTACGACCCGGAATTCGCCACATTGCGCGGCATCCGTGTTGAAGCCCTCAACACGCTTCTGCTCTGTCTGGTCGCAATTACCGTTGTTATTCTCATCCAGATCGTCGGCTTGATTCTTGTCATTGCCCTGCTGACCTTGCCTGCGGCAACAGCACGGCTTTATGCCGCGACTCTGGTTGGCATGATGGCCTTGGCATCTCTGTTTGGCCTCCTCATTACCAGTGGCGGACTGGCGATCTCCTACACCTATAATTTACCTGCTGGCGGCACCATTGCGCTGCTGTCCGGATTGACTTATCTGGTCGCTATTATCATTCCGTTTCGCGTTCTCCGTTCACGATTCCATCTGGGTTAA
- a CDS encoding ABC transporter ATP-binding protein, whose protein sequence is MATAITLDNVSFSYDDRPILKNVNLTIDDSDFLGIVGPNGGGKSTLLKLILGLLAPDEGKIRIFGQTPEQARTRLGYVPQFATFDSAFPISVKDTVLQGRLGKTRALLGYSRQDQQIAEQAMREADILDLRRHPMTALSGGQRQRVLIARALACQPDVLLLDEPTANIDPHHGDNFFDLLHRLHERIAIVLISHDVGFISRSVTRVACLNRTLVCHSTSPVDSESIKHLYTNPVSMVHHDTCLNPKDCV, encoded by the coding sequence ATGGCTACAGCCATCACACTAGACAATGTCAGCTTCAGTTACGATGACAGACCCATTCTGAAAAACGTCAACCTGACGATCGACGACAGCGACTTTCTGGGCATTGTCGGTCCCAACGGCGGCGGAAAAAGTACGTTGCTTAAATTAATTCTCGGCTTACTTGCCCCTGATGAAGGCAAGATTCGCATTTTCGGTCAGACTCCGGAGCAGGCCCGCACCCGTCTGGGCTATGTCCCGCAATTCGCGACCTTTGACAGCGCATTCCCCATCAGTGTCAAAGATACGGTTTTGCAGGGGCGACTGGGAAAGACCCGTGCGTTACTGGGCTATTCGCGCCAGGATCAGCAAATCGCCGAACAGGCCATGCGGGAAGCCGACATCCTTGATCTGCGCCGACACCCGATGACGGCATTGTCGGGGGGACAACGTCAACGCGTGCTTATCGCCCGTGCATTAGCGTGTCAACCGGATGTTCTGCTCCTGGATGAGCCAACAGCCAACATCGACCCTCATCACGGCGACAATTTTTTCGACCTGCTGCACCGTCTCCATGAGCGCATCGCGATTGTGCTGATTTCTCACGATGTCGGTTTTATCTCTCGCAGCGTCACCCGAGTGGCCTGTCTCAATCGCACTCTGGTCTGTCACAGCACCAGCCCGGTCGACAGCGAATCCATCAAGCATCTTTACACCAACCCGGTGAGCATGGTACACCACGACACCTGCCTTAACCCAAAGGACTGTGTATGA
- a CDS encoding zinc ABC transporter substrate-binding protein gives MLKQLLTLFFAWMIFSPAAVWSAPLKIVVSIVPQRYMVKTIAGDLADVDVLIAPGQTPATWDPSPQSMTALAQADALFPIGVPFEQVWLPRLQKMLPSLAIADIRQGIALQPIGAHHHEHESGHDHDDHHGEIMDPHIWLDPLDVIILGENITRQLSALAPEHQQKFNEGLNKLRQQMLEIHEQISQQLSPFQGRHFMVFHPSWGYFAHRYDLEQLAIEIDGKEPSGAQLAETAERARQNQVQVIFVQQQFSRKAAQAIADQINAKVAVLDPLAEDLPATLLATAKAISRALETPWLQPSH, from the coding sequence ATGCTTAAACAACTGCTTACCCTATTTTTTGCCTGGATGATTTTTTCTCCGGCTGCGGTGTGGAGCGCTCCGTTGAAAATCGTTGTCAGCATCGTTCCGCAACGCTACATGGTCAAAACCATTGCTGGCGATCTCGCCGACGTTGACGTTCTCATCGCGCCAGGACAAACGCCAGCGACCTGGGATCCATCGCCACAAAGCATGACGGCTTTGGCTCAAGCCGATGCACTGTTTCCCATCGGTGTGCCGTTTGAACAGGTCTGGCTACCGCGCCTGCAGAAAATGTTGCCGTCTCTGGCGATTGCCGACATCCGCCAGGGCATTGCCCTGCAGCCTATCGGTGCGCATCACCACGAGCATGAATCAGGGCATGATCATGACGATCATCACGGTGAAATCATGGACCCCCACATCTGGCTCGATCCACTCGATGTCATTATCCTGGGAGAAAACATCACCCGTCAGCTCTCAGCGCTGGCTCCTGAGCACCAACAGAAATTCAACGAGGGCTTGAACAAATTACGCCAGCAGATGCTCGAGATCCATGAACAGATCTCACAACAGCTAAGTCCATTTCAAGGTCGCCATTTTATGGTCTTTCACCCCTCCTGGGGTTACTTTGCCCACCGCTACGACCTCGAGCAATTGGCCATAGAAATAGACGGCAAGGAACCCAGTGGTGCCCAACTGGCTGAAACAGCGGAACGGGCTCGGCAAAATCAGGTGCAGGTGATTTTCGTCCAACAGCAATTCAGCCGCAAAGCAGCTCAGGCAATAGCCGATCAAATCAATGCCAAGGTGGCCGTTCTTGATCCACTGGCAGAAGACTTACCTGCAACCCTGTTGGCAACAGCCAAAGCAATCAGCCGCGCATTGGAGACCCCATGGCTACAGCCATCACACTAG
- a CDS encoding FKBP-type peptidyl-prolyl cis-trans isomerase, whose translation MRVWIFMLVGMTLVLGGCKTEQPEPKAVSVETLQQRVSYSVGLDIARNFKQNEFELDPALVVQGIKDGQGEGEPRLSEEQMASTMQELQQYMMEHYQQRMAKEATENAAAETAFLEENGKKEGVVTLDSGLQYKIIESGDGVSPTAEDTVRVDYRGTLVDGTEFDSSYSRGEPAEFQVDRVIPGWTEALQLMKAGDTWELYVPSKLAYGERGMGQVIAPNSLLIFEVKLHGVVGQEEAPAAAEAPAEAETATEAPAAE comes from the coding sequence ATGCGTGTATGGATCTTCATGCTTGTTGGGATGACCCTCGTCCTCGGGGGATGTAAAACTGAACAACCCGAACCGAAAGCTGTCAGTGTCGAGACACTTCAGCAGCGCGTCAGTTACAGTGTCGGACTCGATATCGCCCGCAATTTCAAACAAAATGAGTTTGAACTGGATCCAGCCCTTGTTGTGCAGGGGATTAAAGACGGACAAGGTGAAGGTGAGCCCCGTCTGAGTGAAGAACAGATGGCCTCCACCATGCAGGAGTTGCAACAATACATGATGGAACACTATCAGCAGCGGATGGCCAAAGAAGCCACTGAGAATGCTGCTGCCGAGACGGCTTTTCTCGAAGAAAACGGTAAAAAAGAGGGCGTTGTGACCCTCGACAGTGGTCTGCAGTATAAAATTATTGAATCCGGCGACGGCGTCAGCCCCACCGCTGAGGACACGGTCCGCGTTGATTATCGTGGCACGCTTGTCGATGGCACCGAGTTTGACAGTTCCTACAGTCGCGGCGAGCCTGCCGAGTTTCAGGTTGACCGGGTCATTCCGGGTTGGACTGAAGCGTTGCAACTGATGAAAGCGGGCGATACCTGGGAGTTGTATGTGCCTTCAAAGTTGGCATACGGCGAGCGGGGCATGGGGCAGGTGATTGCTCCCAATTCACTGCTGATTTTTGAAGTGAAACTGCACGGCGTTGTTGGACAGGAAGAAGCTCCGGCTGCCGCTGAAGCTCCGGCTGAAGCTGAGACTGCCACTGAGGCCCCTGCTGCTGAGTAG
- a CDS encoding ion transporter: protein MKRPSPFAQSRPPAESSWRNRLHEIIFEAETTSGKIFDILLILSIVASVVIVMMDSVSSWQQRYGDLLHYAEWGFTLLFTVEYGLRLICIGRPWKYATSFFGIVDLLSIMPTYLSLLLPGSKYLLVIRVLRILRVFRVLKLVQYLAEAEMLLRALRSSTRKIAVFLFAVATLVIICGSLMYVVEGEANGFTSIPRSIYWAIVTLTTVGYGDISPQTDLGQILASLIMVMGYGIIAVPTGIVTVGLSRADKMVSTEACPSCSLEGHDPDAQYCKYCGEPLNPTAS from the coding sequence ATGAAACGCCCGTCCCCATTTGCTCAGTCGCGCCCCCCCGCCGAGTCCTCATGGCGCAATCGGCTGCATGAGATTATTTTTGAAGCTGAAACCACCAGTGGAAAAATTTTTGACATCCTGCTGATCCTCAGCATCGTCGCCAGCGTTGTCATTGTGATGATGGACAGTGTCAGCAGTTGGCAACAGCGCTACGGCGACTTGCTGCATTATGCGGAGTGGGGCTTTACATTACTGTTCACTGTAGAATACGGCCTGCGCTTGATCTGCATTGGTCGACCGTGGAAATATGCCACCAGTTTTTTCGGCATTGTCGACCTGCTCTCCATTATGCCGACCTACCTGAGCTTGTTGCTACCGGGCAGCAAATACTTGCTGGTGATTCGCGTTCTGCGCATTTTGCGTGTTTTCAGGGTGCTGAAACTGGTGCAATACCTGGCCGAAGCCGAGATGCTGCTTCGGGCCTTGCGCTCCAGCACACGAAAAATTGCGGTCTTTTTGTTTGCCGTGGCCACCTTGGTGATCATCTGCGGTTCGCTGATGTACGTGGTCGAAGGAGAAGCGAACGGCTTTACCAGCATTCCCCGCAGCATCTACTGGGCGATTGTCACGTTGACCACGGTCGGATATGGTGACATCTCGCCGCAAACGGACCTCGGCCAGATCCTTGCTTCACTGATCATGGTCATGGGCTACGGCATCATCGCAGTCCCAACCGGCATCGTCACCGTCGGCCTCAGTCGCGCCGACAAAATGGTCAGTACGGAAGCCTGCCCCAGTTGCAGTCTTGAAGGGCACGATCCAGACGCTCAGTATTGTAAATATTGCGGCGAACCATTAAATCCAACCGCAAGCTAA
- a CDS encoding cytochrome c3 family protein codes for MKKLIIALILVAFSASVSLASDVVTYAEGCKKGTVTFDHKAHGGFVDNGCKNAACHGDATPSKIIVDKKTAHGKMCKICHKTHGGPVKCAECHVK; via the coding sequence ATGAAAAAGCTTATCATTGCCCTGATTCTGGTGGCCTTCAGCGCATCCGTCTCTCTGGCTTCCGACGTTGTCACCTACGCAGAAGGCTGCAAAAAAGGCACCGTCACTTTTGATCATAAGGCACATGGTGGTTTTGTAGATAACGGCTGTAAAAACGCTGCCTGCCACGGCGATGCGACACCGTCAAAAATTATCGTCGACAAGAAAACCGCCCACGGCAAGATGTGCAAAATTTGCCACAAAACCCACGGTGGCCCTGTCAAATGTGCGGAGTGTCACGTTAAGTAA
- a CDS encoding cytochrome C, producing the protein MKKLVVAIMLVAFAATAAFAADVVTYENSKGNVTFNHKAHSEKNECKVCHGDAAPAKIAIDKAAAHGAACKDCHKAHGGPTKCGECHVK; encoded by the coding sequence ATGAAGAAACTGGTCGTAGCTATCATGCTGGTTGCTTTCGCTGCAACTGCCGCTTTCGCTGCTGACGTTGTCACTTACGAGAACTCAAAAGGCAACGTTACCTTTAACCACAAGGCTCACAGCGAAAAGAACGAATGTAAAGTATGTCACGGTGATGCAGCTCCCGCTAAAATCGCCATCGACAAAGCAGCAGCTCACGGCGCCGCATGTAAAGACTGCCACAAAGCTCACGGCGGCCCCACCAAATGTGGTGAGTGCCACGTCAAGTAA
- the mgtE gene encoding magnesium transporter has translation MDQKVQILLETVRKLIRRGAHPNLNNLLKKTHPADIAHLFRYLDLKEQRILFHLIEDVDTAAEVLSEIEHSVSAQLLEQIEKDTIVHVLQHMPYDDAVDIIQNMPEELAEEVLDSMQDDCSEEIEQLLQYQEDTAGGIMSTEIFSLREDITARQAVEALQEAEDVEMVFYLYVTDVHNHLVGVLSLRQLLMVPPNRCLRDIVSSDVISVRADTDQEEVAQLVAKYNILAIPVVDDHNKLLGIITVDDVIDVMRQEATEDIYKMAGASEEELMYGYKSFKIARLRLPWLLVNLLGGVVTGYLMWWFQLTLKEVIALISFIPVITGMGGNVGGQSATIVVRGFATGRIDFTTLRQVFFKELRVGLIMGLVCGMVVGGIAIIWHHNPYLGLVVGSAMTIAMTVAATMGVLAPAFFKRIGIDPAIASTPFVQTSNDITGILIYFGMATLFISRLH, from the coding sequence ATGGATCAAAAAGTACAGATATTGCTGGAAACGGTGAGAAAACTGATCCGGCGCGGCGCTCATCCAAATCTAAACAACCTGCTCAAAAAAACACACCCGGCCGATATTGCCCATCTGTTCCGCTATCTGGATCTTAAAGAACAACGTATCCTGTTTCATCTGATCGAGGATGTGGATACGGCCGCAGAAGTCCTCTCAGAAATCGAGCATAGTGTCAGCGCCCAGCTTCTGGAGCAGATTGAAAAAGATACCATCGTCCATGTGCTGCAGCACATGCCCTACGACGATGCCGTCGATATTATTCAAAACATGCCGGAAGAGCTGGCCGAGGAAGTTCTCGACAGTATGCAGGACGACTGTTCTGAGGAAATTGAACAGCTTCTGCAGTATCAGGAAGACACCGCCGGCGGCATCATGTCGACGGAGATCTTTTCCCTGCGCGAGGATATCACTGCTCGCCAGGCGGTCGAGGCCCTTCAGGAAGCGGAAGACGTCGAGATGGTCTTCTACCTCTATGTCACCGACGTTCATAATCATCTGGTCGGTGTCCTTTCTCTACGCCAGTTACTGATGGTGCCGCCCAATCGCTGTCTGCGGGATATTGTTTCTTCGGATGTGATCAGTGTCCGTGCAGATACCGACCAGGAAGAGGTGGCCCAGCTGGTTGCCAAATACAATATCCTGGCCATTCCGGTTGTTGATGATCACAATAAGCTCCTGGGTATCATTACTGTCGATGACGTCATCGACGTTATGCGTCAGGAAGCGACGGAAGATATCTACAAAATGGCCGGCGCCAGCGAAGAAGAGCTGATGTACGGCTACAAGTCGTTCAAAATCGCCCGATTGCGTTTGCCCTGGTTGCTCGTGAATCTACTCGGCGGCGTTGTCACCGGCTATTTGATGTGGTGGTTTCAGCTGACGCTTAAAGAGGTGATCGCTCTGATCTCTTTCATTCCGGTCATCACCGGTATGGGCGGGAATGTCGGCGGTCAATCAGCCACCATTGTCGTGCGAGGATTTGCCACCGGGCGCATTGATTTCACCACGCTGCGACAGGTGTTTTTCAAAGAGTTGCGTGTCGGCCTGATCATGGGCTTGGTCTGTGGCATGGTGGTCGGAGGTATCGCCATTATCTGGCATCACAATCCCTATCTCGGCCTGGTGGTTGGCTCAGCCATGACGATTGCCATGACCGTTGCCGCGACCATGGGTGTTCTTGCTCCGGCTTTTTTCAAACGCATTGGCATTGACCCTGCCATCGCCTCAACACCGTTTGTCCAAACGTCCAACGACATTACCGGCATTCTGATCTATTTCGGTATGGCAACACTGTTTATCAGCAGACTTCATTAA